Below is a window of Mycolicibacterium chitae DNA.
GGACTGTGCCGCGCGTTCCAGCACATTGGCCGCGCCGTCCGAATCACCCTGCGCCAACAGATGACTGGCCTGCGCGGCCAGCACAACCGCGGTCAGCTCACCGTCGGTCCCCTCGTCCCGAGGCGGGTCATCGATGCGACCCAGCGTGAACAGCACCACATCCACCAGCACACCGAAGCGCCCAAGGTCACCGCGAAGCTGGTCGGTGTCAACGCCTTCGGGATCCAGTACGAATCGGTTGTAGCGGGTGACGGGATCGTCGTCGACCAGCAGCGCAACGGCCTGATCGACCTCACCGCGGTGCGCCAGTTCGTGCGCCCGCAACGAATCCGGCCAGGTCGCGGGCTCGTGGCCATCGAGCAATGCGGTGCGCGCCTCGTCGGCTCCCGGGCCGTTCGGAATGAGCAGGTAGCCCAGCGGCAGCGGGAACGTACCGATGGGCTGCGGTCGGGGCAGCGTGGTGACCAACTCGGTGACATCGGGGGCAGTAGTCATCAGCTCGAACCATTCAGTGGGCCACGGATATTACGTTCGGCGGTACGCCGAATGAGGTCGGCGGAGATCTCGGCGAGTCGTCGACTGGGATGGACACTGATCCGGTGCCGGACCACCCCGTCGGCGAACACCACCACGATGTCGACGGCCCACCGACGATGTTCCTCGACAATCACGGCGTCGACGCTGAGGGCATCGTCGGTCGAACGCTTCGACCGGGCCTCGGCGCGGGGGCGTTCCGGGGAATCTTCATCCGGCGATTGCCCTACCATCAGGATCACCTTCGCGACTCCGGCGGCACCCCGAGCGCAATACACAGTGCTTTCTGCTGGTCATCCCAGGATGCCGATCGCGGTCCCGCCACCGAACGGCCCTGCAGAACCTCGCGGACCAGAACCGACCGGTCACCCTTCGGGTTGCGCTGTTTGAGCAGCAGGCCACCGCTGCGTGGTCCTCGCAGCGGGATCAACCAGAGATCGTCGCCGCGCAGCACCGCGGCAACCGCGTCGGACGGGAAGCGACTGGCGGCCAACGCCGAGTCCAGACGCAGATCGCCGTCGGCGCTGAACTCGACGCTGACGTCATCGGCACCCGGAGGTCGCAGCGGCGCAAAGTAATCGGCCTCGATGCGTTCGATCACGGCATCCATTCCGGCCTGTACGGGTTCGGAGAGATCGGCACCGAAGTCGACGCACTGGGC
It encodes the following:
- a CDS encoding hydrogenase maturation protease; its protein translation is MGPVLVRHLWERGAPEGARLVDGGTAGMDVAFQMRGAGQVVIVDAAATGAAPGTVFQVPGAELAELPPLQGLHTHSFRWDHAIAFARWALGDDCPTDITVFLIEAQCVDFGADLSEPVQAGMDAVIERIEADYFAPLRPPGADDVSVEFSADGDLRLDSALAASRFPSDAVAAVLRGDDLWLIPLRGPRSGGLLLKQRNPKGDRSVLVREVLQGRSVAGPRSASWDDQQKALCIALGVPPESRR